TATATATGCTCCTATCTGTAATCAACAAAACCACATATTCATCGTTCTTTTTACCGACAATGAAGTTTCAGTAACCCTTTTTCCATTGTAGGGTATATGGCACCTCAAAATTCTACCAATTTCCCTTTCATGCTCACATTGCACTCACTCCCACTTCATATGCCAAACTTTTGCTACCAACCCTAACATCAATGGCGAAGATGATATCCGATCATAATAACAATCATATCTGAAAGTGATACTTAACTGTTAGAGattcaagtgtgagtttaagtctaatattaataaaataattgagtgttatataaaaataaacataaattcaCTTTCTTGagattttgagattttgaatcgaaaataatataaattttaatattaacattatgATATGAACGTGGAGATAGAGTCAATGTTGCAATATAAATTTGGTTCGTAAATTTGACAGAGCTTTGGGAGCATCATCAGATTTCGGGATTGAGGAAGCCAAACAAGAACTATGAAGCATGTTCTTAGATTTTTTTGTTTGACtgatttagaaaaaagaaaaagaagaaattaatgGGAGCTTTAACTTCTTGATGATTCCATTTTGAAGATTTCTTGGCTAACCAGTTTTCTATATATACGTATCTCAGAGATGATGGAgataatgatgaagatgaagtcAACCAAATAAAATGTGAAAAGATTTTGTATATGCCAAGaacttctaaattaaaaaaaaaaagttttttttttatatttttttaaagttttagttACATCTGAAATTCCATCCAAACAACATGCAATGATCGGCActcaaaagaataataaattttcaGCACCtcctttgttttaaaatattcatattttttatcactaaatcaATTAAACTATTGATcacaaaaaaactaaataagcCTTAATCTCATTTGTCCGTTTTACTTGAAATTTtgcaatttattaattattatattaaaattctttgaacattcttaaaaattattcaattaccTAAAACACAACTACGAACATTGTCTATGAAAAACACTTGATACACAAGTTACTACCTCAACCAATGCTCTACCGAAACAAAATGGAGTGCTACAAGTACTTGTCTCTTTTTTTTCTGGTGAAACGACACATACCAATAATTAGACTTGAAGAATTattattaagatttttatttttctctatatATTTGTGATAATAACCTAATTGaaagagtaaaaaatatattacatatacAAGATTCTCGTAAATTTATGGTGTTTGGACAGCGCGACGAAATGTCTTCGTCATAGTGATGGGAAGGTTCTCCACGATATTATTACCAATGGAAAAACTAAGTATTATTTCAAAGTATCTTTTACGTACcacttctgaaaaaaaaaatcagttttcaataatattcaaattttgatatttagtttttatgagtattagtttgaatatttaaaacaatcaaattaaaCGTATGACATAGAGAAGGCTACTATAgccaaaaattattatttacggTGATAAACTTccaatatcatattttaaaaaagaataattaaattttgattatgaATGAAATCTCTCATCATCCACACATAACGAAATTATTCATAACATATATAAGAACAATAAAAACTAATACATCAATTGAGattaaaactaaacaaaaagattaataaacaaaataaaataaacaatatttataagaaaagtaCCATTCtagaataacaaataaattttaaaaaaatggagtaGCAACCAAAAGATATGGTTTCACATACTTAGTGTGGAGAAGGATTCTGGCTTCAATAATTTCTGAAAGCATAAAGCATGCCTTTGATTGGAAATGCATGCAATACAGTATTTTAATTCTTCTGCaggatatattattttaatttctttagcAAGATTTTTGAACGCATAGTACACACACTCACTGTTACAGAATGAGTGGCAACATAATAAATTAACTTAGGTAAAATGTATTCATATGATTAAAAaccactaaaaataatttttatatatatatatatatatatatatatatatgatcatttGATAGTATAAAAAACTGACAAcatggaagtctcacatcgactagagataaagctaattcataatatataagtgggtgtaaTTCTCACCTTACAAATCggttttgtgggattgagttaggcttTAAACCCACTACTAACATGGTATTAGAATCGGATTAGAACTTATCCTAGGGATATGTTGGAAGTCTCACGACTGATGATGactttctttaaaaattattataatgcAAGAAGATTAATGTTATTTGAGAGCATTATGGGTATGTACTCAATTATATTGAgtgatatatttatgtataatttaaaagattgaagatTTGGAAGCATTCCACTACCGTTCAATTGACCTGAAACTGGGATGTATCTGAAAGTGTGATGTGATGAGCAACATGAAAATTCTTTTGGTAATCGAGAAAAAGCTTACTTTTCATTTCAACATCATTAATGGAGATGCATACTAATAAGGAACAAGGGAAGCCATGATTTTCCAATGAAGTTATGCTTCTGATTCTTCTTCAAAGTCACAAGTTTTAATCATTAACTTCAATTCAATTTCAAAGCTTCTAAAAGTAAATGCGTTAAACTCAGTTcacttctttttatatatagtgCATTTTaggtaacacttttttttttttaattctttccATTCACCACATTCCTTAAATATCATATCAACTCACTAAGTTTGCACAGTAATATTCACTTATAGAAAAATACCCACCACATATAAAATGTTAGGTATGCAAACTCTTAGGGTTAACAATACTCACAACTGATATCTATTTAGTATCTTCATCTTTTTgttgttaattattaaaaaataagtttaagatcaatttattttcacaaataTGGGGtgtaaagtaaattatttttattcatatactaCATTATTCTTAACAAATGACTAGTAAAGGTTATATTATAGTCAATTGAAAAACACCATTTGTAGTATGGTAACCACCTGCCATTTTCTCGAAAGGATATTtacattacttttataaaatgtagaacaaaatatttattttagatatcaaacaatttcttaaaataatttttgaacaaaaaacttatttaacctTTGATTTGTCAAGTATGAGACAATAAGtttaacaaacaacaaattttatcgGAATAATTTGTAACTCATGATTACTATGATTAACagtgaactttaagtctaatttaactttacaaaaatataactcTATATATTGTTGAAAGTCTCCCATCGACTAGAGACAaagtcaattcacaatatataagtgagtgtaaTCCTTTTtttacaagttgattttgtgaggttgagttaaacttaaaatccaCTTTTAACATGGTATTAGGTGAGATTACGGTCTGTCctaatcaatttttttggaCATTCTCGACATGAGATATAGAATAATCAAGATATGAAAAATAGACATGAATGTTGTTTCTTAGATGAATGTTGTTTCTTAGATGAATGTTGACGGTCACAGGAAGCCTAAAAGGTGGGCTATATAGCAGTGGCGCGCAGCATTATGAAGATGATCATTCACGTAATCATGATTCACCAATATTTCATCATGCGTACAATTATTAAAGCATAATCAACCACTTTATACTGATTTTACAACACTAATCAAAGATATTGCCCTAAATGTGCCCGAAACTCAAAGAAGATCATCAATCTTATAATCATAATCTTCCAACTCTACTACATTGCTCAGTGGGATTTTGCTGGGATTTTCACCTGCATCAGTCAAACAACATATCtatattaaataactaattaaaggGTCACAAATGCTTCTCGcacattatataattttctattaaaaaacaTTGCACCTTATATCATTAAAGTAACTTGATAACTAGATATCAAGCACCTCCCTTCTgcatttaatcatttttctgatttttttttccttaactgtcgcatcattctctttttccttCAACACATTTTGCTTGAATATGTTCCACATATAATCGCAGCATTTTGTCTAAAAGTTTTAGAGTtaccaagaaaaaaataataagctTTGATTGAGATAGTTCCGACTTAAATAACCACCACTTTGAGTCAAAGTGGAAGATACATTTGagtttgtttataatatttgcATATCTTCTGttgttttataaaaagattATCACCggatttaaaaattattgtaataaaaagaCACTTGAGATATTAGTGTCGaaatgtacaaaataaaaaacttatttttcgTTGGTATAGAAGTTGCCGACTCTTATAGTTCTTGCACTCTCAAAGTCCAGGATATTAATTAAAGTGGTCTTAATTGCTTGCTTTTGAGGTTGCCATCTTAGAATTATTTGatactaacaaatttaattatgataatcCCCAccacattatataatttagatacaaagtggtattttttttatcaataatgaataatatattaatcGTAGAATGCTTGAGGTGTTTCAACCTTTTTAGATGAGATCActgaaaaaaaacaatattaatgtGATACAAGTATAACTTACGTATAAGGGATTGTAACTTACGTATAAGGGATTGTGCCTTACTTGTATTGCCTTTCATGAAACGGACACGCTTGCTTGAATCATTATCAGGAAAAATTTTGATACCGAAATTATATTGTACTTGTTTGAACCGGTCACTAAGATAAATCTTCGGCTTTGAGATATTGATGGATTTCGCAAGAGAGGGTCATCTGGGAtacataacaacaataaaacGTGAGTTCAACTTATACATAATTAAAGAGATTGACATCACCTTCCAACTCAAAAATTttagacaataaatttataagtttttgtCCTTATAATACttaactttatcatttttactcaatttgAGATATAAACTCATATCTAAACTCCTAACACCTGATTGAAATACATTTTTGTTCAAAAGGGTGTTAGTTGATATAATCGTTATAATGATCCATCATTGATCAAATGAGATAAtacatttgttatatttttttaatagagtaAGGTAGAAAAATAACTTAAgcacaattattatttttattttatttttttaagatttttataaaagaataaacaaaaatatgttattttgtttaatctTTAATACAAGAAATAGTTTACCATATTGAATTTCTTAGAAGACATTTTATGGTTTACATAGGAAAGCATTTAATATACTTTTCTCTATTCACTATTAGTGATGGTGGTGCGCATTATTTTTAAGCTTTAATGTCATAGTTCCTAACGAGTTTATAATGATTAATCAACGCAAAATTggtatatttataatataaattttaagaaattcaataaactcaagtaatttatttttatatgtgttatcaaaataattttttttttctacttgaTCTATGTATGAATCATTATAATGCAAGCATATTTTGATGAGAGAAAGGAAGAAGCATTTGATAAATGGCATAGTAATGGAGTTGTTGTATTTGATGGAAGATTATttaaagaagatgaaaatgaagagtaaAAGATGAAATTGTTTGTAGTATTTGAGAAGAGATGTTGTTGGGCTAAGTGGGTTTGGGTTTGAGAATTGGAAACTGGTAAGTGTTGATGCTCATAAAACCGAATTCAACTATATGAATCATTGCCACGCACGAAGACAATAAATTGAATCTTAAAAGTGAAACCCAAATAAAAACGTTTTTGCATGGTGCGtagatataaaaattgttcacaAATGATGGTTGCAATAAAAGAATGATAAAAAGGAAGTAGTGGAAGAAGCAGAATCGAGGCCTGGTGGAAGCAGATGATAAGATacttcacaaaacaaaaatggagaTACCGACCCtacctttctttctctctctctcacacacaacACAACTTGCCTTATTTTTCATTCACCAAAATAGCCATCACTTCTATTAGAAGTCTCACGTAGATTAGAATAAGGAAAATTCACATTATAACTACATGCAAATCTCATCTTATAAATCAGTTTTGTGagattgaattagacttaaatttacttataacatagtaTCAGagctaaattaaaatttatcataacGAATTTTATTGGACATTCTGTATGTATAATTCACcttacaagtcggttttgtgggattgagttagacttaagcCCACTTCTAACAACTTCATCTAAATCATCTCATTTTTCTTAACCCAACTAATTTAtagacatttttattttattgatttttactCAAATCGCTGGTGAATAGTATTGATTTAGAAAGTTTATCTGAACAGTTGCTCCAATTTGTTTGTCTATGGTGTTGCATGTGTGAGTGGGGGGATTGATCTACAAACTCAATTGAAGCACGATGAAGAGATAAATACGTGTTGTTtcattaaagtttttaatttacatatcCTAATCCTTGCAATCATTATTTCATCTCTATCTCCCGATGGTTGTAAAAAAAGtcgaaataaaaaattacaagaatgCTCATCAAGATCATCAAGATGACCAttgttatacaaatatatattatattatatatattatatattccgcaccataaaaagacaaaaactCTCTTTCAACTCTGAAAACTCTCTCCACAATGGACGATCCCTCATGCCTCCAAGGGCTTCAAACAAACCTGAACCCCATATTTGGGCTTGATGGTGAGAACAACCACAGGGGCATGACGGTAATTTTCAGAAATGGTGAAGCTGAACCGGGAAATCAACATGGCTAATATCATCTTAGCTTCCATTAATGCGAAGGCTTGTCCCACGCAATTTCTGGGCCCAGAAGCAAACGGTAGAAAACGACCAGGAACAAATGACTTCGAACTGAACCTCTCTGGGTTGAACTCGTTTGCATCTTTGCCCCATAGCTTTTCACTGTGATGAATGGCCAACACCGGAATCCAAATCGACAAGCCCTTAGGAATGTAAAGGTCACCTAGTACTATGTCTTCAAACACCATCCTCGGAAGCACCGATGCCGGAGGATACAACCTCAGTGATTCGTTGATCACCATGTGCAACtgaacaaaattcaattatcAATTAACAACTttagttaagtttaaaatttacaacaatCTTTGACCATTTTAGAtcatcaaacaaaattttcttcaaaaattttcaaGTGGGTTGAGTAGGGTCAACTTATATTCCTTTTTGTTCCTTGTCtctttttgaacaaaaatacaaaGGAAAAAGTCACAGGGATTGAAATTGTGAGCATTCGCTTGGCTCAAAAAAGTATTGCCGTATCGTTATTCAGAAAATGAATGAATAGCTTCAAACTTTTTGCGCTCTTTGGACACTCTAAAGAGAAAGATAagcattattataaatattgtttaaaataacTGCAACTACCGGCGCACGGGTGCAAAGGTGAtgtttgtataaattattttttgtttctttctttatgcacatatatttttcttacacTAAAATATTTCTTAGCTGTCCCTTCTCATCGTCGTGCTAATAATAACTCAAAAGCCTAACAAGTTTATATTAATTAGCCTTTTGGCCAAGAAACTGCGGGctcaacatgttcacaaaactaattttttatctacaatttcttttttcttttcattttactaAATTGTATGGACCACCCCATTAAACTTTTCCTAAAACTGGCTCGTGCTGGGTTTTAAAAGCAACATTTGTGTAGGCTCTATAAAAAGCAATACTTGACACCACTATAAGTGAAATtgtataaaattcaaattaattaaaaaaagaaaataaaaatttattcaagATACAAATTTGACCAACCTCCGATCCCCTAAAAGTAGCCTAGAACAAGcctcctctctttttgtgaaatCAAAAAAAGGGTTTTCTAACCTTCCTCAAAGGTTTAAACTTTAaagaaagttttattttttcaattttataaatggaaaaaagaaatgtacGAAAAGTTTGTGGTGAAGAAAAAGTGAATTTGGTACTTACAAGAGTGAGTTTGGAGAGTTGATCCAAAGAAGGGATTTCACCATTGCAGACATTTTTAACCTCTTCTCGGACTTTGTCCTGCCATGATGTGTTGCTGGCGAGTAACATAACTGTCCAAGTGAGTAAAAGTGCAGTGGTTTCGTGTCCggcaaagaaaaatgttttgcATTGATCCATCACTAGCTGCAGATTGATGCTGTTTCCATTCCCTTTTTTCTTCTGCATCTCGTTGAGGAGCATCCCCAACAAATCATTCCCATAAGAGTTGCTTCTTCCAATCTCCACACAGTCTTTTCTGCTTTGTATGATCTCCATCAGCAGAGTCTCCACCTCCATCTTCAAACACTTTATCTCTCTGTTATACTTGCTTGGGAAAAACCTAAACCAAAAAGGGTAGGGGACAGGGACAGACAAATGCTCTcagataaaacaataaatatggAATAAGACCGACACAACCATAATGCAAACCATGGAATAAcaaataccaaataaaaatgttacattattcacatgctTCAGGATAAAAAGAGCAAGGAATCCAATCCAATCCAATCCAATCCACTCCACTCCACTCCACTCCACTGAGGTG
This region of Vigna unguiculata cultivar IT97K-499-35 chromosome 5, ASM411807v1, whole genome shotgun sequence genomic DNA includes:
- the LOC114183687 gene encoding cytokinin hydroxylase-like, encoding MAMVVLTPLLLILPFLLLKLLYDNLSCYWFTPLRIKKIMEMQGVRGPKPSSFTGNILDMASLVSKTTSQDMKTISHDIVGRLLPHFLLWSSQFGKRFLYWNGTEPRLCLTETELIKEFLSKYSTVSGKSWQQRQGSKNFIGQGLLMANGEDWYHQRHIVAPAFMGDRLKSYAGHMVECTKEMLQSLKIALECGQTEVEIGHYMTKLTADIISRTEFGTSYQKGKKIFHLLTLLQSRCAQASRHLCFPGSRFFPSKYNREIKCLKMEVETLLMEIIQSRKDCVEIGRSNSYGNDLLGMLLNEMQKKKGNGNSINLQLVMDQCKTFFFAGHETTALLLTWTVMLLASNTSWQDKVREEVKNVCNGEIPSLDQLSKLTLLHMVINESLRLYPPASVLPRMVFEDIVLGDLYIPKGLSIWIPVLAIHHSEKLWGKDANEFNPERFSSKSFVPGRFLPFASGPRNCVGQAFALMEAKMILAMLISRFSFTISENYRHAPVVVLTIKPKYGVQVCLKPLEA